One window of the Runella slithyformis DSM 19594 genome contains the following:
- a CDS encoding cobalamin-independent methionine synthase II family protein, which produces MQPLPIKTTVVGSMPFPGWLEFASMNLDRFGPADIAEMIDDAVIAAVHDQVAAGLDVITDGEQTRLDFNLSFYGFIKGIVNDGTETRKYGPPAHDQRGKNSIIEPLTAPKGLGVVEEYKRLKRLAPEGQRLKMSIPGPYTLSGRLNPGGLYKDRWEVTEAILPLVRKEIEDLVALGVPEICVDEPSMSCYAYREDTQRFVDIFNRTVAPGVGKTRLSMHLCFGNYKGRSVGKKTIAPMLPDFLDMTVDELHSEMTVLNFTDVHLLERFAEKFDVAVGVIDVKSYYIETAEDVAERIRKVLPYVPAEKLAVAPDCGMSQTARWATKQKLKAMCDGAKLVRASL; this is translated from the coding sequence ATGCAACCTCTTCCCATAAAGACAACCGTCGTAGGCTCCATGCCCTTTCCCGGATGGCTTGAATTTGCGAGTATGAACCTCGACCGATTCGGACCCGCCGACATTGCCGAAATGATCGACGATGCCGTCATTGCCGCCGTTCATGATCAGGTCGCAGCCGGGCTGGATGTGATCACTGACGGCGAACAAACGCGTTTGGATTTCAATTTGTCGTTTTACGGCTTTATCAAAGGAATCGTCAACGACGGTACCGAAACCCGTAAATATGGGCCGCCGGCCCACGATCAACGCGGCAAAAACAGCATCATTGAGCCCCTCACCGCCCCCAAAGGCTTGGGAGTAGTGGAAGAATACAAACGCCTCAAACGTTTGGCCCCCGAAGGACAACGCCTCAAAATGTCGATTCCCGGGCCCTATACACTCTCAGGTCGGCTTAATCCCGGCGGTCTGTACAAAGACCGCTGGGAAGTGACGGAAGCCATTTTGCCGTTGGTACGCAAAGAGATTGAAGACCTGGTTGCGCTGGGCGTGCCCGAGATCTGCGTAGATGAGCCTTCCATGAGTTGCTACGCTTACCGCGAAGATACCCAACGCTTTGTGGATATTTTCAACCGTACCGTGGCACCCGGTGTGGGCAAAACCCGCCTTTCGATGCACCTGTGTTTCGGAAATTACAAAGGGAGATCGGTCGGAAAGAAAACCATTGCTCCGATGTTGCCCGACTTTTTGGACATGACCGTAGACGAACTCCACAGCGAAATGACGGTGCTCAATTTTACGGATGTTCATCTGTTGGAACGCTTTGCCGAGAAATTTGACGTGGCCGTGGGTGTGATCGACGTCAAGAGTTATTACATCGAAACCGCCGAAGATGTAGCCGAGCGCATTCGTAAAGTATTGCCCTACGTCCCGGCCGAAAAATTGGCCGTAGCGCCCGACTGCGGCATGAGCCAAACCGCCCGCTGGGCAACCAAACAAAAACTGAAAGCCATGTGCGATGGGGCTAAATTGGTGAGAGCAAGTTTATAA
- a CDS encoding BatA domain-containing protein, with amino-acid sequence MQFLHPLMLWGALAVGIPIALHFWHQKKGKPVHWAATQWLTEKDLQPAKGIRLDNIFLLIIRCLLVLLLAFLLAKPILHWPKSDAEYQKIHLVQENTLLLNNYKFELEEALKKGEKVYQIGNEAEPMETISTPSSSVALHPLTLQTCLNKVYERNREKGNLKFELYLVNSQALGQVSNIIVPAPFALHSLIDTTQKPLRPYLEFSDRHKVYVNVTNQLTSGTALPLHQKFEPQLVHSGAINVLFVTKLKADRQLLNAGLKALTEVYKIDFSIDEAINPEKHYDWVFSDRQLPAVANAFSAKTLFMALNENDISPNPEWQTLRLDDEVRTNGQLPEWLGQQLVRQFQLNPWQKPLSNRQLTALFQPSVSAESSGVSGADKAQLPKVLFLVFILLLGIERWLAIRKNA; translated from the coding sequence ATGCAGTTTTTACATCCGTTGATGTTGTGGGGCGCTTTGGCAGTGGGAATTCCTATCGCCCTTCATTTTTGGCATCAAAAGAAGGGGAAACCGGTGCATTGGGCCGCCACACAATGGCTTACTGAAAAAGACCTGCAGCCGGCTAAGGGGATTCGCTTGGACAATATTTTTTTACTCATAATCAGGTGTTTATTGGTCCTGCTGTTGGCATTTCTATTGGCAAAACCCATTTTGCATTGGCCAAAGAGCGATGCAGAGTATCAAAAGATCCATTTAGTACAGGAGAATACATTGCTCCTCAACAATTATAAATTTGAACTGGAAGAAGCCCTGAAAAAAGGGGAGAAGGTCTATCAAATTGGCAATGAAGCCGAGCCGATGGAAACCATTTCAACGCCGTCGAGTTCAGTCGCTCTGCATCCATTGACATTGCAGACCTGTCTCAACAAAGTGTATGAACGGAATCGAGAGAAAGGAAATCTGAAATTTGAACTCTATTTGGTTAACAGTCAGGCACTGGGGCAGGTTTCGAACATCATTGTGCCGGCCCCATTTGCCCTGCACTCACTGATTGATACGACGCAAAAACCGCTCAGACCATACCTTGAATTTTCGGATAGACATAAAGTGTACGTCAACGTAACCAATCAATTAACTTCAGGAACAGCTTTGCCTCTACACCAAAAATTTGAACCCCAACTGGTCCACAGCGGTGCAATCAATGTATTATTCGTCACAAAGCTTAAAGCCGACAGGCAACTCCTGAATGCAGGGCTGAAAGCATTGACCGAAGTGTATAAAATTGATTTTTCGATCGATGAAGCGATAAATCCTGAAAAACACTACGATTGGGTTTTTTCGGATCGGCAACTTCCCGCAGTTGCAAATGCCTTTTCCGCCAAAACATTGTTTATGGCTTTAAACGAAAATGATATTTCTCCCAACCCGGAGTGGCAAACGCTGCGGTTGGACGATGAAGTACGCACAAACGGCCAATTGCCCGAATGGTTGGGACAACAATTGGTCCGCCAATTTCAACTGAATCCATGGCAAAAACCGTTAAGTAATCGGCAGCTTACGGCTCTCTTTCAACCCTCGGTATCAGCAGAGTCTTCAGGGGTAAGCGGAGCGGACAAGGCGCAGCTGCCCAAGGTGCTCTTTTTGGTTTTTATTCTTTTATTGGGAATTGAACGTTGGTTAGCCATTCGAAAAAACGCATGA
- a CDS encoding DUF58 domain-containing protein — MSLLSTELIKLNNLQIAGKLVSEELMLGIHGSKRSGIGIEFEQYRHYEPGDDPKRIDWKLYARTQKHLVRESATESNFHIRFVLDLSGSMNYAEKDISRLHYCKILLASLAYMGYRQNDQMSLYTLKNGDLETLVPAGKQAFQRILYELENAEAEGIWQNTTPQFPPGNEPQFQQKQKELFVLASDFLQVDNEWLKLIQSVANPRREVLIFQVLGEEELNFDLNGFYRFKDLETGKEIELDASAIKEKVREKATAYLANLDEALQIPHVHLVRSTLQEPLAQVISEALRKRNR, encoded by the coding sequence ATGTCCCTTTTATCCACCGAACTCATCAAATTGAACAACCTCCAAATCGCGGGCAAATTGGTCAGCGAAGAGTTGATGTTGGGGATTCACGGAAGCAAACGGTCGGGGATCGGAATCGAATTTGAACAATATCGCCACTATGAGCCGGGCGATGACCCCAAACGAATTGACTGGAAGCTCTACGCCCGAACCCAAAAACATTTAGTACGGGAATCTGCCACAGAAAGTAATTTCCACATTCGGTTTGTACTTGATTTGTCGGGCTCCATGAATTATGCCGAAAAAGACATCAGCCGACTGCATTACTGCAAGATACTGTTGGCGTCGTTAGCCTATATGGGATACCGCCAAAACGACCAAATGAGCCTGTATACCTTAAAAAACGGCGATTTGGAAACCCTCGTTCCTGCCGGTAAGCAGGCTTTTCAGCGAATTTTATATGAATTAGAAAATGCGGAAGCAGAGGGGATTTGGCAAAATACAACCCCTCAATTTCCTCCGGGCAACGAACCGCAGTTTCAACAAAAGCAAAAAGAGTTATTCGTATTGGCTTCGGATTTTTTGCAAGTGGATAATGAATGGTTGAAACTCATTCAAAGCGTAGCCAACCCACGACGGGAAGTGCTTATTTTTCAGGTGCTTGGAGAAGAAGAACTGAATTTTGACCTGAACGGTTTCTATCGGTTCAAAGACTTGGAAACAGGAAAAGAAATCGAATTGGATGCCTCAGCGATCAAAGAAAAAGTTCGGGAAAAGGCAACGGCTTATTTAGCGAATTTGGATGAAGCATTGCAGATACCTCATGTGCATTTGGTTCGAAGTACATTGCAGGAGCCTCTTGCACAAGTGATTTCGGAAGCATTAAGAAAACGAAATAGGTGA
- a CDS encoding AAA family ATPase: METQDLTHFKTLVSKLPHLKNEIGKVIVGQQEVINEILISLLAGGHCLLEGVPGLAKTLMVKTMAETLEMKFKRVQFTPDLMPGDIIGTEILEEDHETGKKFFKFNRGPIFANIVLADEINRTPPKTQAALLEAMQEYKVTYAGTNYELPRPFLIIATQNPIEQAGTYPLPEAQLDRFLLYIKLGYPSEQEELDVLKSTTGSMSQTLKTVLTDTEIIDLQKLTRQVHISDELIVKVNQLVRATRPASTTSAFVKKWCGWGAGPRAGQALILCSKARAVLNGRYSVIPEDIQTLAYPVLRHRISLNFRAEAENITTDDVVSELLKG, encoded by the coding sequence TTGGAAACGCAGGATTTAACCCACTTTAAAACGCTGGTATCGAAGTTGCCGCACCTGAAAAATGAGATCGGAAAAGTGATCGTCGGGCAGCAGGAAGTTATCAATGAAATTTTAATTTCTTTATTGGCGGGTGGGCATTGTTTGCTGGAAGGCGTACCCGGCCTGGCCAAAACGCTCATGGTCAAAACCATGGCCGAGACGCTTGAAATGAAATTCAAACGGGTACAGTTTACACCCGATTTGATGCCGGGCGACATTATCGGCACCGAGATTCTGGAGGAAGACCATGAAACGGGTAAGAAATTTTTCAAATTCAACCGGGGACCTATTTTTGCCAATATCGTTTTAGCGGATGAGATCAACCGTACGCCGCCCAAAACGCAGGCCGCACTCCTCGAGGCTATGCAGGAATACAAAGTGACCTATGCCGGTACCAATTATGAGCTGCCGCGTCCCTTCCTGATCATTGCCACCCAAAACCCCATCGAACAGGCGGGTACCTATCCGTTGCCCGAAGCACAGCTGGACCGTTTTCTGTTGTACATCAAGCTTGGGTATCCATCTGAGCAGGAGGAGTTAGACGTATTGAAAAGCACAACGGGGAGTATGTCACAAACATTGAAGACGGTGTTAACCGATACTGAAATCATTGATCTGCAAAAGCTTACGCGACAGGTGCATATCAGTGATGAATTGATCGTGAAAGTGAATCAATTGGTACGCGCTACGCGCCCCGCTTCGACAACTTCGGCCTTCGTAAAAAAATGGTGCGGATGGGGCGCGGGACCTCGCGCCGGACAGGCATTGATTCTTTGTTCCAAGGCAAGGGCGGTATTGAACGGGCGGTACTCAGTCATTCCCGAAGATATTCAGACCTTGGCATATCCCGTTTTGCGTCATCGTATCTCTCTCAATTTCAGGGCTGAAGCCGAAAATATTACTACCGATGATGTGGTGTCGGAATTGTTGAAAGGATAA
- a CDS encoding DUF4159 domain-containing protein, protein MRPFFFTRIQYASGDWDTDQRMPSNLLNSLVEYTTIPIDEKEKIVQLTNNDLFRSPFCYLSGHKLVEFSSLERDNFKKYVENGGFVFVDDCNHDIDGLFAKSFEQEMARTFGSKALQKIPNDHPIYHSFFHFDGPPTTSFELNGWGDDLVHDYLKAVQINGRIGVLYSNKDYGCEWDYDFRNKRWLAEDNTKFGVNIINYALTTV, encoded by the coding sequence ATGAGACCTTTCTTTTTTACCCGGATTCAATATGCTTCAGGAGATTGGGACACCGACCAACGGATGCCTTCCAATCTCCTGAACTCATTGGTAGAGTACACCACGATTCCGATCGATGAAAAGGAAAAAATTGTGCAATTGACCAACAACGACCTTTTCAGAAGCCCTTTCTGCTACCTGAGCGGTCATAAGTTGGTGGAATTTTCGAGTCTGGAACGGGATAATTTTAAAAAGTACGTAGAAAACGGCGGGTTTGTGTTTGTAGACGATTGCAATCATGACATCGACGGACTGTTTGCCAAATCGTTTGAACAGGAAATGGCGCGTACGTTCGGTTCTAAAGCCTTGCAGAAAATTCCCAACGATCACCCTATTTACCATTCATTCTTTCATTTTGACGGACCGCCTACCACAAGTTTTGAACTCAACGGTTGGGGAGACGATTTGGTACACGATTACCTGAAAGCCGTTCAGATCAACGGCAGGATCGGAGTGTTATACAGTAACAAAGATTACGGCTGCGAGTGGGATTACGATTTCCGAAATAAACGATGGTTGGCCGAAGACAATACCAAATTTGGAGTAAACATTATCAATTACGCATTAACAACTGTTTAA
- a CDS encoding TldD/PmbA family protein yields the protein MAILTKEEAKKIIDKVLAFSKADEMSVTLTGGRTGNIRYARNTVSTGGESNDLSLSVTAVYGKRSGTSTINEFDDRSLEKTVRRAEEIARLAPENPEYVPMLGPQTYAENPTFAQSTANIDPAYRAQAAFDSIDSCKKKNLTAAGYLEDTTEFVAMGNSKGLFGYNKSTSVDFSVTVRTADGTGSGYVSRDFTDTAKLNAKAATEIAMQKAMASVNAKALEPGKYTVILEPTAALDLIQNMMRSMDARSADEGRSFLSKKGGGTRLGEKLFDERVTIISDPAHPDIPKAGFDTPRGRAGGGGGGGAAGEGRPQEKTTWIEKGVVKNMAYSRFWAQKQGVKGVPSPQGFIMEGGTQSLADLIKSTQKGILVTRFWYIRAVDPQTLLYTGLTRDGTFYIENGQIKYPVKNFRFNESPVIMLNNLEAMGVPVRVSGNMIPPLKIRDFTFTSLSDAV from the coding sequence ATGGCTATTTTAACGAAAGAAGAAGCTAAAAAAATCATAGATAAGGTGTTGGCTTTTTCAAAAGCTGACGAAATGAGCGTAACCCTGACGGGTGGCCGTACCGGAAATATCCGTTATGCCCGCAATACTGTTTCTACCGGCGGCGAATCCAACGACCTGTCGCTGTCGGTAACGGCTGTATACGGAAAACGTTCAGGCACCTCCACCATCAATGAATTTGATGACCGATCGTTGGAGAAAACGGTTCGTCGAGCGGAAGAAATTGCCCGGTTGGCTCCTGAAAACCCGGAGTATGTACCGATGCTGGGCCCGCAAACCTATGCGGAAAATCCCACCTTTGCCCAAAGTACGGCCAATATTGACCCGGCTTACCGCGCCCAGGCTGCGTTTGACAGTATTGATTCCTGCAAAAAGAAAAACCTGACCGCGGCCGGCTATTTGGAAGATACGACCGAATTTGTGGCAATGGGTAACAGCAAAGGGCTGTTTGGGTATAACAAATCGACCTCGGTTGACTTTTCCGTCACCGTCAGAACGGCCGATGGTACTGGCTCGGGATACGTATCGCGTGATTTTACCGATACTGCCAAGCTGAATGCCAAAGCCGCCACCGAGATTGCCATGCAGAAAGCAATGGCTTCGGTCAATGCCAAGGCGCTCGAACCCGGGAAATATACGGTGATTCTGGAGCCTACGGCCGCGCTTGATCTGATCCAAAACATGATGCGCAGCATGGATGCCCGCAGCGCCGATGAAGGGCGGAGCTTTCTGAGTAAGAAAGGCGGCGGTACGCGTTTGGGCGAAAAATTGTTTGATGAGCGGGTAACCATTATTTCCGACCCTGCGCACCCCGACATTCCGAAAGCAGGATTTGATACGCCGCGCGGCAGAGCAGGCGGCGGAGGAGGGGGAGGAGCTGCCGGCGAAGGACGTCCGCAGGAAAAAACAACCTGGATAGAAAAAGGAGTGGTGAAAAATATGGCCTACTCCCGCTTCTGGGCACAGAAACAGGGCGTGAAAGGCGTGCCGTCGCCCCAGGGCTTCATTATGGAAGGCGGAACCCAGTCATTGGCCGACCTGATCAAAAGCACCCAAAAAGGAATTTTAGTGACGCGTTTCTGGTACATTCGGGCCGTAGATCCGCAAACTTTATTATACACCGGACTTACCCGCGACGGGACGTTCTATATCGAGAACGGCCAAATCAAATACCCCGTCAAAAACTTCCGTTTCAACGAAAGTCCCGTTATCATGCTCAATAACCTGGAAGCAATGGGGGTTCCTGTGCGGGTTAGCGGAAACATGATTCCTCCGCTGAAAATCCGTGATTTTACATTTACCAGTTTGTCGGATGCCGTCTGA
- a CDS encoding TldD/PmbA family protein, protein MKRRDFIQLSGMGLGAMMGSSIPVLGHAVPLQQLLEPGVDVAMKKKMADVALNVAKSKGATYTDVRIGRYLQQYLFTRETRVQNIVNAESYGVGIRVIANGTWGFAATSDVSPEGIAKCTETAVAIAKANSKIQTEPVVLAPQKGVGEVTWKTPIKKNAFEVPVQEKIDLLMKVNGEAMKNGAGFVTSNLFFVNEQKYFASSDGSYIDQDIHRIWPTFTVTAVDKQAGKFKSRDAISSPMGMGYEYLDGLASEKIPGPNGLVGYRNSYDMVEDAIMASKQAKEKMTAKSVMPGKYDLVLDPNHLGLTIHESVGHPTELDRVLGYEANYAGTSFATLDKWKTKSFNYGSKQVNIVADKTQPYTLGTVGYDDEGVPCKEWDLIKDGILVNYQATRDQVNILGENASHGCCYADNWNSVQFQRMPNVSLRPGKEKLNVQQMIKGVDKGIYIIGRGSYSIDQQRYNFQFGGQLFYEIKNGEIVGMLDDVAYQSNTQEFWNSCVQICDKDDYRTFGSFFDGKGQPAQVSAVSHGSSTTRFNGVNIINTGRKIG, encoded by the coding sequence ATGAAAAGAAGGGATTTTATTCAGTTGTCAGGCATGGGCTTGGGAGCTATGATGGGGTCATCCATTCCTGTCTTGGGCCATGCAGTGCCGCTCCAACAACTGCTCGAACCCGGCGTTGACGTTGCCATGAAGAAAAAAATGGCAGATGTTGCCCTCAATGTCGCGAAGTCAAAAGGAGCTACTTACACCGATGTTCGTATCGGCCGCTATCTTCAACAGTATTTATTTACCCGCGAAACCAGGGTTCAGAACATCGTTAACGCCGAATCGTATGGCGTGGGGATTCGTGTCATTGCCAACGGTACCTGGGGGTTTGCCGCTACAAGCGATGTAAGCCCCGAAGGCATTGCCAAATGTACCGAAACGGCCGTGGCCATAGCCAAAGCCAATTCAAAGATACAAACAGAGCCCGTAGTGCTGGCCCCGCAAAAAGGCGTGGGAGAGGTGACGTGGAAAACGCCCATCAAAAAAAACGCCTTTGAGGTACCCGTTCAGGAAAAAATCGACCTGCTGATGAAAGTCAACGGTGAGGCGATGAAAAACGGCGCCGGCTTTGTGACTTCGAACCTGTTCTTCGTCAACGAACAAAAATATTTTGCTTCTTCCGATGGCTCCTACATTGACCAGGATATTCACCGTATCTGGCCTACGTTTACCGTAACGGCGGTAGATAAACAGGCCGGCAAATTCAAAAGCCGCGATGCCATCAGCTCACCGATGGGTATGGGCTATGAGTATTTGGATGGCCTGGCAAGTGAAAAAATCCCGGGACCCAACGGATTGGTAGGGTATCGTAACTCGTATGACATGGTCGAAGATGCCATCATGGCTTCAAAGCAGGCCAAAGAAAAAATGACGGCCAAATCGGTCATGCCGGGTAAATATGACCTGGTGCTCGACCCCAACCACTTAGGATTGACCATCCACGAATCTGTAGGGCACCCTACCGAATTGGACCGGGTATTGGGATACGAAGCCAACTACGCCGGAACAAGCTTTGCGACCTTGGATAAATGGAAGACCAAAAGCTTCAACTACGGCAGCAAACAGGTAAATATAGTGGCTGATAAAACCCAGCCTTATACCTTGGGAACGGTAGGGTACGACGATGAAGGCGTACCCTGTAAGGAGTGGGATTTGATCAAAGACGGTATCTTAGTGAATTACCAGGCGACCCGCGATCAGGTGAATATACTGGGGGAAAACGCGTCGCACGGTTGCTGCTATGCCGACAACTGGAACTCGGTGCAGTTTCAGCGGATGCCAAATGTGTCGTTGCGCCCCGGAAAAGAAAAACTCAACGTTCAGCAAATGATCAAAGGCGTTGACAAAGGGATTTATATTATCGGTCGCGGTTCGTATTCGATAGATCAGCAGCGCTATAACTTCCAATTCGGCGGGCAGTTGTTCTACGAGATCAAAAACGGCGAAATTGTGGGGATGTTGGACGATGTTGCCTATCAGTCAAATACGCAGGAGTTTTGGAACTCGTGCGTTCAGATCTGTGACAAAGATGATTACCGTACGTTCGGATCGTTTTTTGACGGCAAGGGGCAACCCGCTCAGGTCAGTGCGGTATCGCACGGAAGCTCGACGACGCGTTTTAACGGTGTGAATATCATCAACACGGGCAGAAAAATCGGATAA
- a CDS encoding nucleotidyltransferase family protein — protein MNNIGIILLAAGESKRMGSPKQLLDIDGKSLLRRTAEVALATDCYPVVMVIGANKAQIAPEIIDLPLTVIDNPMWHEGMSSSVKMGLAGLYMTYKDVDAVIMLVCDQPYLSVSLLERMIDVYRTKKPPIVACKYGEEVGVPALFDRKLFEELLTLSGDKGAKPIVMNHLDEAYLVTFEAGSVDLDTPEDYEAFQKG, from the coding sequence TTGAACAACATCGGTATTATCTTATTGGCGGCCGGAGAATCCAAACGGATGGGATCGCCTAAACAATTGCTGGACATTGACGGTAAAAGTCTCCTGCGGCGTACCGCCGAAGTGGCATTGGCCACTGACTGTTACCCGGTCGTGATGGTCATCGGGGCCAACAAAGCACAAATTGCCCCGGAGATCATTGATCTGCCGCTGACGGTGATCGACAATCCCATGTGGCATGAAGGAATGTCATCGTCGGTAAAGATGGGCCTGGCCGGTCTGTACATGACCTATAAAGACGTAGACGCGGTCATCATGTTGGTCTGTGACCAACCCTATCTGTCGGTTTCATTGCTGGAGCGGATGATCGACGTCTATCGTACCAAAAAACCACCCATCGTCGCCTGTAAATACGGAGAGGAAGTAGGTGTTCCGGCCCTTTTTGATCGAAAACTCTTTGAAGAACTTTTGACCCTATCGGGAGATAAGGGCGCCAAACCCATTGTGATGAATCATTTGGACGAAGCCTACCTCGTCACCTTTGAAGCGGGCAGCGTGGATCTGGATACTCCCGAAGACTATGAAGCTTTTCAGAAAGGTTAA
- the truA gene encoding tRNA pseudouridine(38-40) synthase TruA, whose translation MRYFIEVSYKGTHYHGWQRQPNGITVQEELERALGILLRAPVEIIGSSRTDAGVHAEQQFAHFDSEIPIASPERVTLGLNSLLPKDIAVPQIIPVRADVHSRFAATHRCYEYRIIFQKNSFLSELAHIFRPELDIQKMNEAAGLLLQYTDFECFSKIHTDVKTFLCTIEHAYWQKTRNGLTFYIKANRFLRGMVRAIVGTLLEVGQGKKTYADFEQLIMSKNRKNAAAQAPACGLFLVEVGYEWESIVL comes from the coding sequence ATGCGTTATTTTATTGAAGTAAGTTATAAAGGAACCCATTATCACGGTTGGCAGCGTCAGCCCAACGGCATTACCGTTCAGGAAGAATTGGAACGGGCGCTGGGGATTCTTCTGCGGGCTCCTGTAGAGATCATCGGAAGCAGTCGGACTGATGCGGGGGTGCATGCCGAGCAGCAATTTGCCCATTTTGACAGTGAAATACCGATCGCTTCGCCTGAACGGGTAACGTTGGGGCTGAACAGTCTGCTGCCCAAAGATATTGCCGTTCCGCAAATCATTCCCGTCCGGGCCGACGTGCATTCACGCTTTGCCGCTACGCATCGTTGCTATGAGTACCGTATTATTTTTCAGAAAAATTCCTTTCTTTCGGAGCTGGCCCATATCTTTCGGCCGGAGTTGGATATTCAAAAAATGAACGAAGCGGCCGGCCTGCTGCTTCAATACACTGATTTTGAATGTTTCAGTAAAATTCACACCGACGTCAAAACCTTTTTATGTACCATTGAGCACGCTTATTGGCAGAAAACACGGAACGGACTGACGTTTTACATCAAAGCCAATCGCTTTCTGCGCGGCATGGTGCGGGCCATTGTGGGTACATTGCTGGAAGTGGGACAGGGAAAAAAGACCTATGCGGATTTTGAACAGCTGATCATGTCGAAAAACCGTAAGAATGCCGCTGCCCAGGCACCCGCCTGCGGGCTGTTTCTGGTAGAGGTCGGTTATGAATGGGAGAGTATTGTGCTATAG